A single region of the Thermococcus paralvinellae genome encodes:
- a CDS encoding GNAT family N-acetyltransferase: MIRRARIEDEDILEEIHAGEPPWENFEIYLKAIRNSGGDIFLYEDKGEIELLPFNGKAHIHVLWVQEGYRGKGIGSKLLAFAEEWAKKRGLKGLSVIPEDKNAMRFYEKNGFEFKDWQVKVMKDVEGCDVKVESHYDNPPKFPNISAVYTSGLFLWNLHKKAPRVRFGDFTMLLIDEGSCVNAVIYGKRLNRRIVKVAECLAGKIRKRMFLQVWMKDWKILEEEGFKRIGKVEWMKKIFT; the protein is encoded by the coding sequence ATGATAAGAAGGGCAAGAATTGAAGATGAGGATATTTTAGAAGAAATACACGCTGGAGAACCTCCATGGGAGAACTTTGAAATTTACCTAAAAGCCATTAGGAACTCTGGTGGAGACATATTTCTTTACGAAGATAAAGGGGAAATTGAGCTTTTACCATTCAATGGGAAAGCTCACATCCATGTTCTCTGGGTTCAAGAGGGATATAGGGGCAAAGGTATCGGTTCAAAGCTTTTAGCATTCGCCGAGGAATGGGCAAAGAAACGAGGTCTGAAAGGACTAAGCGTCATTCCAGAAGACAAGAATGCCATGAGATTTTATGAGAAAAATGGATTTGAATTTAAAGACTGGCAAGTGAAGGTTATGAAGGATGTTGAAGGATGCGATGTAAAAGTAGAGTCCCATTATGACAATCCTCCAAAGTTTCCGAACATTTCAGCCGTTTATACTTCCGGTCTTTTCCTTTGGAACCTCCACAAAAAAGCTCCCCGAGTTAGATTTGGGGACTTTACAATGCTTCTTATTGATGAAGGAAGCTGTGTAAATGCTGTTATCTATGGGAAGAGGCTCAACAGAAGAATTGTAAAAGTTGCTGAGTGTCTTGCTGGAAAAATCAGGAAAAGAATGTTCCTTCAGGTTTGGATGAAAGATTGGAAGATTTTAGAGGAAGAAGGGTTTAAGAGAATCGGTAAAGTTGAGTGGATGAAGAAGATTTTCACTTAA
- a CDS encoding CPBP family intramembrane glutamic endopeptidase: MLELITALALWLFVLIPSFIIAGEVSKKKDDPFIIGVVTQASFFLLSVAVISLIGNLSEYGFRFNLMYVPKAFFVGLLLSAITAPIAYKLVQNYRPDFLPDSTFKIAILMLVLAPLGEETLYRGLIEGYLLCHTSFWVAIVFTAIIFGLVHILAFRDAPKGFRIFIVLDAFLMGLVAGYFRAISGSLILAYAFHSAANLVGMTGWLWLERN, encoded by the coding sequence ATGCTTGAGCTGATTACAGCTCTCGCCCTCTGGCTTTTTGTTTTAATCCCAAGCTTCATAATAGCTGGAGAAGTCTCAAAGAAAAAAGATGATCCGTTTATAATCGGAGTGGTAACACAGGCGAGCTTTTTCCTGCTATCAGTAGCTGTGATTTCCCTCATTGGAAACTTGAGTGAATACGGCTTCAGATTCAACTTGATGTACGTTCCAAAAGCCTTCTTTGTCGGGCTGCTCTTATCTGCAATCACAGCTCCAATAGCCTACAAGCTGGTTCAAAACTACAGACCAGACTTTTTACCAGACAGTACGTTTAAGATTGCCATTTTAATGCTTGTCCTCGCACCTCTCGGCGAAGAGACACTTTACAGAGGTCTCATTGAAGGTTATCTCCTTTGCCATACGAGTTTCTGGGTTGCGATAGTTTTCACAGCGATTATCTTTGGTCTCGTTCACATACTGGCTTTTCGTGATGCTCCCAAAGGATTCAGGATTTTCATTGTGTTGGATGCATTCTTAATGGGTCTTGTAGCTGGCTACTTCAGAGCCATCAGTGGTTCTTTGATTCTAGCCTATGCCTTTCACTCAGCGGCTAATTTGGTTGGAATGACTGGCTGGCTGTGGCTGGAAAGAAATTAA